The following are from one region of the Stanieria cyanosphaera PCC 7437 genome:
- the rpsO gene encoding 30S ribosomal protein S15, with protein sequence MSLTQQRKQELMSEYQIHETDTGSADLQVAILTERINQLTQHLKNNDKDHSSRRGLLKMIGRRRNLLSYIQNKDQERYQKLIARLGIRR encoded by the coding sequence ATGAGCTTAACTCAACAACGTAAACAAGAATTGATGTCCGAATATCAAATTCATGAAACCGATACTGGTTCTGCTGATTTACAAGTTGCGATTCTTACCGAGAGAATTAATCAACTAACTCAACACCTTAAAAATAATGATAAAGACCACTCATCCCGTCGTGGACTATTGAAAATGATTGGTCGTCGTAGAAATCTCCTGTCTTACATTCAAAATAAAGACCAAGAACGTTATCAAAAACTAATTGCTCGTTTAGGTATTCGCCGTTAA
- a CDS encoding DUF29 family protein: MVQELIDLRQSIVEGRYQDALEIVDELEGMGKQAILRNLESFLVRLLIHLIKNQVEKRLTNSWAASISDSVRQIKKLNLKDNKKSYYIDQDNWSEYLEEAFEVAILEASIEVCGGTYTPIQLEEIVDKEQIIKTASSLINFSYQYSTKDLLSVIREYFINLPGGKEWLERRI, encoded by the coding sequence ATGGTTCAAGAATTAATCGATCTCAGGCAAAGTATAGTTGAAGGACGCTATCAAGATGCACTGGAGATTGTTGATGAATTAGAAGGAATGGGCAAACAAGCAATTTTACGTAATCTTGAATCTTTTCTAGTTCGCCTCTTAATTCATTTAATTAAAAATCAAGTAGAAAAACGCTTAACAAATTCTTGGGCAGCTTCGATAAGTGATTCGGTCAGACAAATTAAAAAACTCAATTTAAAAGACAATAAAAAATCTTACTATATTGATCAAGATAACTGGTCTGAATATTTAGAAGAAGCTTTTGAAGTAGCAATTTTAGAAGCTAGTATAGAAGTCTGTGGTGGTACATATACTCCTATTCAATTGGAAGAGATTGTCGACAAAGAACAAATTATCAAAACAGCGTCGTCTTTAATAAATTTTTCTTATCAATATTCAACTAAAGATTTATTGTCTGTTATTAGAGAATATTTTATTAATTTACCTGGAGGAAAAGAGTGGCTAGAAAGAAGAATATAA
- a CDS encoding BaiN/RdsA family NAD(P)/FAD-dependent oxidoreductase, which produces MNVIVIGGGAAGFFGAIACATANPHLKVTLLEAARQPLAKVRISGGGRCNVTHHCFDLAELIQNYPRGGKALRSAFARFQPKDTINWFESRGVKLKTESDGRMFPITDNSETIVNCLIEEAKQVGVILKTGVAVQNIRKDPTDNQFQIELKNGEILKCNCVLIATGSNRLGYLWAKNLGHTIESPVPSLFTFNLKDSRLQDLAGVSVDSVRVRLLTSEKHKLEQTGALLITHWGVSGPAILKLSAWGARILAAHNYQLPLEINWLPQENLETVKEKLLITKTTHSRKKILNYCPVGLPKRLWHNLVNYVDINPEKTWTELSKKELHQLTEEIIRGQYQIKGKGVFKEEFVTCGGINLKEINFKTMESKICPGLYFAGEILDIDAVTGGFNFQNAWTTAWIAGNDISLRLCCGPAKQINK; this is translated from the coding sequence ATGAATGTAATAGTAATTGGCGGTGGTGCAGCAGGATTTTTTGGTGCCATTGCTTGTGCTACGGCTAATCCTCATTTGAAAGTTACTTTACTCGAAGCTGCTCGTCAACCTTTAGCAAAAGTCAGAATTTCTGGTGGTGGTAGATGTAATGTAACTCATCACTGTTTTGATCTGGCTGAATTGATCCAAAATTATCCCAGGGGAGGAAAAGCTTTACGGAGTGCATTTGCTCGTTTTCAACCAAAAGATACAATTAATTGGTTTGAATCTCGGGGAGTTAAATTAAAAACAGAAAGCGATGGGCGAATGTTTCCCATTACAGATAATTCCGAAACTATTGTTAATTGTTTAATTGAAGAAGCTAAACAAGTAGGAGTAATTTTAAAAACAGGTGTTGCTGTTCAAAACATTAGAAAAGACCCCACAGATAATCAATTTCAAATAGAGCTAAAAAATGGAGAAATTTTAAAATGTAATTGCGTTTTAATAGCAACAGGTAGCAATCGATTAGGTTATCTTTGGGCAAAAAATTTAGGACATACTATTGAATCTCCTGTACCTTCTTTGTTTACTTTTAATCTGAAAGATAGTCGTTTGCAAGATTTAGCAGGAGTCAGTGTAGATTCTGTTCGAGTTCGTTTATTAACTTCAGAGAAACATAAATTAGAACAAACAGGAGCTTTGCTAATTACTCATTGGGGAGTTAGTGGCCCTGCCATTTTAAAATTATCTGCCTGGGGAGCTAGAATTTTAGCAGCACATAATTATCAACTTCCCTTAGAAATTAATTGGTTACCTCAAGAAAATTTGGAAACCGTTAAAGAAAAATTACTAATAACTAAAACTACTCATTCTCGAAAAAAAATCTTAAATTATTGTCCTGTAGGATTACCAAAACGGTTGTGGCACAATTTAGTTAATTACGTTGACATTAATCCAGAAAAAACTTGGACAGAATTAAGTAAAAAAGAACTGCATCAATTAACAGAAGAAATTATTCGCGGACAATATCAAATCAAAGGTAAAGGAGTATTTAAAGAAGAATTTGTTACATGTGGAGGTATTAATCTCAAAGAAATAAATTTTAAGACTATGGAAAGTAAAATCTGTCCAGGACTTTATTTTGCTGGTGAAATTTTAGACATTGATGCCGTTACAGGTGGTTTTAACTTTCAAAATGCTTGGACAACTGCTTGGATAGCTGGAAATGATATCTCATTGCGCCTATGCTGTGGGCCTGCGAAGCAAATTAATAAATAA